A window of Plasmodium malariae genome assembly, chromosome: 5 contains these coding sequences:
- the PmUG01_05011800 gene encoding fam-l protein, producing MKKKIKLLLFNKIVVFIVLPWMCYFNNYLEDNHVLIRTLDTRIYRLLGKCNKFNDSYNIDLTEDISHNKSYEKKDIFYNENIVTKQNEQSKRNSLNNASERKKATKNRSCIYETKKYSNLEKKIFKELDYTDFLKNNRTVSDRIYQKIICKKYGLRIALPLLLFLLLLIVFIVELTLGLSGKECLLSYFGLKKDHLDELVKEDSGPLSSFVNVLKKLTGFWEHSGIFGSKNDCNLCKDASESISNVCILGRFFRILICFVPFVILGFTIISWIIYYHKKVKKYEKIKLRKR from the coding sequence atgaaaaaaaaaattaaattactcttatttaataaaattgtcGTGTTTATCGTTTTACCTTGGATGTGCTATTTTAACAATTATTTGGAAGATAACCACGTCCTTATTAGAACATTAGATACAAGAATCTACAGATTACTAGGAAAATGTAATAAGTTTAAtgattcatataatatagatTTAACAGAAGATATATCACATAATAAATCctacgaaaaaaaagatatattttataatgaaaatatagtCACAAAACAAAACGAACAATCAAAAAGAAATTCGTTAAATAATGCTAGTGAACGTAAAAAGGCTACGAAAAATAGATCTTGTAtatatgaaacaaaaaaatattctaatttagagaaaaaaatattcaaggAACTTGATTATAcagattttcttaaaaacaacAGAACAGTGAGTGATAGAATTtaccaaaaaataatatgtaaaaaatacgGATTAAGAATTGCTCTACCTTTATTACTGTTTTTGTTGTTATTGATAGTATTCATAGTGGAATTAACACTAGGATTGTCCGGTAAAGAGTGTTTGTTATCTTATTTCGGTTTGAAAAAAGATCACTTAGATGAATTGGTAAAAGAAGACAGTGGACCATTGTCATCATTTGTAAATGTACTGAAAAAGTTAACAGGTTTTTGGGAGCACTCCGGAATTTTTGGCTCTAAGAATGATTGTAATCTTTGTAAAGATGCGAGTGAAAGTATTAGTAATGTATGCATATTAGGACGATTTTTTCGTATTCTAATATGTTTTGTACCGTTTGTTATATTAGGTTTCACCATTATTTCATGGATTatttattaccataaaaaagttaaaaaatatgaaaaaattaaattaaggAAAAGATAA